In Plasmodium cynomolgi strain B DNA, scaffold: 1064, whole genome shotgun sequence, a single genomic region encodes these proteins:
- a CDS encoding hypothetical protein (putative): MDNIPGDDCLGSLPTKYNYRNFDNGIGSCPGDVVGISSGITEIFRQFGLNEMISDKILRALCYVYDKFKRNQVDDSICDYLYYWLGDRLINNLKNRYEFNVVIYRLFDIFYKNNNYQFCFPRNTVMDFVYFQKTKLSFDYFKDYDKYILDLAKHNRSCKKNTLITLQYLSIIISSYIKSVLQNIMRINIFVNNFVLIINLRSTMN, encoded by the exons ATGGACAATATTCCAGGG GATGATTGTTTAGGATCACTAccaacaaaatataattacagAAACTTTGATAATGGAATAGGATCATGTCCTGGAGATGTTGTTGGTATTTCATCTGGCATAACGGAAATATTTCGTCAATTCGGTTTAAATGAAATGATTTCTGATAAAATTCTAAGAGCTTTGTGTTATGTCTATGATAAGTTTAAGCGTAATCAGGTTGATGACAGTATCTGTGACtatttgtattattggtTAGGTGATAggttaataaataatttaaaaaatagatacGAATTTAATGTAGTTATTTATAGActttttgatatattttataaaaataataattatcagttttgttttcctcgaAATACTGTTATggattttgtatattttcaaaaaactAAATTAAgttttgattattttaaagattatgataaatatatactgGATTTAGCCAAACATAACCGCTCTTGTAAAAAGAATACATTGATTACTTTACAATATTTGTCGATAATTATAAGCAGTTATATAAAGAGTGTATTACAGAATATCAtgagaataaatatttttgtaaacaaTTTCGTTCTTATTATAAACCTGAGAAGCACGATGAATTAA